In the genome of Populus alba chromosome 11, ASM523922v2, whole genome shotgun sequence, one region contains:
- the LOC118055037 gene encoding uncharacterized protein, whose amino-acid sequence MEATEALELFDSYWFGMETFKKQPILPKSSSLEANLDHENQEKALKPEISRLPATITRSMSEDLCSNTTFSFGFSFYSDSVLHAPKLHTIFSGEGFTEEEYSTPTEKVHVLESHKKKVTRRRGKKVKSKSLSELEYEELKGFTDLGFVFSEEDKDSKLASIIQDCKRLGKQHEDETVLDEPTVSRPYLSEAWEVQEQRMKEEPLMKLGNSCFEAMRIDMKDNL is encoded by the coding sequence ATGGAAGCAACAGAAGCACTCGAGCTCTTTGATTCATACTGGTTTGGGATGGAAACATTCAAGAAACAACCGATTTTACCTAAATCATCAAGTTTAGAAGCAAACCTAGAtcatgaaaatcaagaaaaggctCTTAAACCAGAGATTTCAAGACTCCCAGCGACCATTACAAGGTCTATGAGTGAAGATTTATGCTCCAATACAACCTTCAGTTTTGGCTTTTCTTTCTATTCAGATTCAGTCCTCCACGCACCAAAGCTCCACACCATCTTTTCAGGCGAAGGCTTCACAGAAGAAGAGTATTCAACACCAACGGAGAAGGTACATGTCCTGGaatcacataaaaagaaagttacGAGGAGAAGAGGAAAGAAAGTTAAAAGCAAGAGCCTGTCAGAATTGGAATATGAAGAGCTAAAAGGGTTTACGGATTTGGGGTTTGTCTTCtcagaagaagataaagattcaaAGTTGGCTTCAATAATCCAGGATTGCAAAAGACTTGGTAAGCAACATGAGGATGAAACCGTTCTTGATGAGCCTACAGTTTCTAGGCCTTATTTATCTGAAGCATGGGAAGTTCAGGAACAGAGAATGAAAGAGGAGCCATTGATGAAATTGGGCAATTCCTGCTTTGAGGCAATGAGAATTGACATGAAAGATAATCTTTAG